In the genome of Carassius carassius chromosome 47, fCarCar2.1, whole genome shotgun sequence, one region contains:
- the LOC132130696 gene encoding FYN-binding protein 1-like isoform X3: protein MEKSSMLSCSEDPESEDNKSDVKAIMARFQAGNVSMEGSPGVRPKPPVQPTLSSGPAVPAKKPVLETSLSSGVTTTSTAPKPKNIVNTARSAPDIHDPPKIKAFGTRFENTQENNKVNFKVPVKPKPPDSSQDHETPKVPFPKPPLQKPPSSIMANDLKVTSPKPMAPTTKPSWVKDTPKAEDNSTNPTPTPPKMPLAPKPKSTMGILRQQPEESSNMESAAKPSSMSNVKPSSFRVKNSFNKPEEGAKVPSANESVSKPVTPNKPNFPRKSSGPPVQTANDDPSAPKKKPLPNTYALGSAPAKPNRPPKVNLEKFKKGLEVATDSPGQKNVTPPPPPPPASHPSSQPPPPLPSQSLRPNLPPRHPGPIIQDENYDDVDSLRAGQINEGSGSDGEIYEDLDESRSAAEQSPPQKKQDKELKSQKEREKKEKDAIKKFKISMPLQVMHQVKAKADCKGGKYDLSIKKGESIDIIRITDNPEGKWLARGQDGSFGYVKTEMVEIDFSGLKNKGLSLPHNFESEEVYDDVESMEDHGKMNGQRVVLPPPPDDDVYDDIPEPNLNPISIPPPPQFTPEDVSQDIYDDVDSFPPATSSSSLPQLKSKAIKVHEDPKKQKKFEKEEKEFRKKFKYDGEIQVLHQATIATSKKGSGKDLTVQAGETVDVINKSDPDKFICRNKEGKFGYVSASNIQTDDEVYDDIGDDCIYDND from the exons ATGGAGAAATCAAGCATGCTAAGTTGTAGTGAAGACCCAGAATCAGAG GACAACAAGTCTGACGTAAAAGCTATCATGGCACGTTTCCAAGCAGGAAATGTATCTATGGAAGGGAGTCCAGGTGTTCGTCCAAAACCACCTGTCCAGCCCACCTTGTCTTCAGGCCCGGCGGTGCCTGCTAAGAAGCCTGTTCTTGAAACTAGCCTATCCAGTGGAGTTACTACTACCTCAACTGCCCCTAAACCTAAGAACATAGTCAACACAGCTAGAAGCGCTCCAGACATTCACGATCCTCCAAAGATAAAGGCTTTTGGGACTAGGTTTGAAAACACACAAGAGAACAACAAAGTCAACTTTAAAGTTCCTGTTAAACCCAAACCACCAGACTCGTCCCAGGACCATGAGACTCCAAAGGTCCCATTCCCAAAGCCACCACTACAGAAGCCTCCTTCGAGCATCATGGCGAATGATTTAAAGGTAACAAGCCCAAAGCCAATGGCTCCTACGACAAAACCATCCTGGGTCAAAGACACCCCGAAAGCTGAAGACAACAGCACTAACCCTACTCCCACTCCTCCAAAAATGCCTTTGGCACCCAAACCAAAAAGCACCATGGGTATCTTACGCCAGCAGCCAGAGGAAAGCAGCAACATGGAGTCTGCTGCAAAACCTTCCTCAATGTCTAATGTGAAACCATCAAGTTTCCGTGTTAAAAATAGCTTTAACAAACCTGAGGAAGGAGCTAAAGTACCAAGTGCTAATGAGTCAGTCTCAAAGCCCGTAACGCCTAATAAACCCAACTTCCCAAGAAAATCATCTGGACCTCCTGTACAGACGGCCAACGATGATCCTTCGGCACCCAAGAAGAAACCTCTACCCAATACCTATGCTCTGGGCAGCGCTCCTGCCAAACCCAACAGACCGCCCAAAGTCAACCTTGAGAAGTTCAAGAAGGGCTTAGAGGTTGCAACAGACA GTCCTGGACAAAAGAATGTAACTCCCCCTCCCCCGCCCCCACCTGCCTCTCACCCCAGCAGTCAGCCACCTCCACCACTGCCCTCTCAATCCTTACGGCCCAACCTGCCCCCACGACATCCAGGACCCAT AATTCAAGATGAAAATTATGACGATGTGGATAGCTTGAGAGCGG GCCAAATAAATGAG GGAAGTGGAAGTGATGGTGAGATATATGAGGATCTTGATGAAAGTAG ATCTGCTGCAGAGCAAAGTCCGCCTCAGAAAAAGCAAGACAAAGAGCTTAAAAGTCAGAAAGAGCgtgagaaaaaagagaaagatgcAATTAAGAAGTTTAAA ATATCAATGCCCCTGCAGGTTATGCATCAGGTAAAAGCTAAAGCTGACTGCAAGGGTGGGAAATATGACCTCTCCATAAAAAAGGGCGAGTCAATTGATATCATTCGAATCACTGACAACCCAGAGGGTAAATGGTTGGCCCGAGGTCAAGATGGATCAT TTGGCTATGTTAAAACGGAAATGGTTGAGATCGACTTCAGCGGCTTGAAGAATAAAGGCCTGTCTCTTCCTCATAACTTCGAGAGTGAGGAGGTGTACGATGACGTAGAATCTATGGAGGATCATGG GAAAATGAATGGGCAGCGGG TTGTTTTACCTCCACCGCCAGATGATGATGTGTATGATGATATACCCGAACCCAATCTTAATCCAATCAG CATTCCTCCCCCTCCACAATTTACACCTGAAG ACGTTTCCCAAGACATATATGATGATGTGGATTCATTCCCTCCTGCTACATCATCTAGCAG CCTTCCTCAATTAAAATCTAAGGCGATCAAAGTGCATGAGGACCCAAAAAAGCAAAAGAAGTTTGAGAAAGAAGAAAAGGAATTTAGAAAGAAGTTTAAG TACGATGGTGAGATTCAGGTGCTTCATCAAGCAACAATTGCCACCAGTAAGAAGGGAAGTGGGAAAGACCTTACTGTACAAGCTGGGGAGACTGTGGATGTCATCAACAAATCTGACCCTGACAAATTCATCTGCAGGAACAAGGAGGGCAAAT TTGGATATGTCTCAGCCAGCAACATCCAAACAGA TGATGAGGTCTATGATGACATTGGAGATG ACTGTATCTATGACAATGATTGA
- the LOC132130696 gene encoding FYN-binding protein 1-like isoform X1, whose translation MEKSSMLSCSEDPESEDNKSDVKAIMARFQAGNVSMEGSPGVRPKPPVQPTLSSGPAVPAKKPVLETSLSSGVTTTSTAPKPKNIVNTARSAPDIHDPPKIKAFGTRFENTQENNKVNFKVPVKPKPPDSSQDHETPKVPFPKPPLQKPPSSIMANDLKVTSPKPMAPTTKPSWVKDTPKAEDNSTNPTPTPPKMPLAPKPKSTMGILRQQPEESSNMESAAKPSSMSNVKPSSFRVKNSFNKPEEGAKVPSANESVSKPVTPNKPNFPRKSSGPPVQTANDDPSAPKKKPLPNTYALGSAPAKPNRPPKVNLEKFKKGLEVATDSPGQKNVTPPPPPPPASHPSSQPPPPLPSQSLRPNLPPRHPGPIIQDENYDDVDSLRAGQINEGSGSDGEIYEDLDESRSAAEQSPPQKKQDKELKSQKEREKKEKDAIKKFKISMPLQVMHQVKAKADCKGGKYDLSIKKGESIDIIRITDNPEGKWLARGQDGSFGYVKTEMVEIDFSGLKNKGLSLPHNFESEEVYDDVESMEDHGKMNGQRVVLPPPPDDDVYDDIPEPNLNPISTGDPRSLLKQLNFLDILKSSVERRKSQVHYNDIPPPPQFTPEDVSQDIYDDVDSFPPATSSSSLPQLKSKAIKVHEDPKKQKKFEKEEKEFRKKFKYDGEIQVLHQATIATSKKGSGKDLTVQAGETVDVINKSDPDKFICRNKEGKFGYVSASNIQTDDEVYDDIGDDCIYDND comes from the exons ATGGAGAAATCAAGCATGCTAAGTTGTAGTGAAGACCCAGAATCAGAG GACAACAAGTCTGACGTAAAAGCTATCATGGCACGTTTCCAAGCAGGAAATGTATCTATGGAAGGGAGTCCAGGTGTTCGTCCAAAACCACCTGTCCAGCCCACCTTGTCTTCAGGCCCGGCGGTGCCTGCTAAGAAGCCTGTTCTTGAAACTAGCCTATCCAGTGGAGTTACTACTACCTCAACTGCCCCTAAACCTAAGAACATAGTCAACACAGCTAGAAGCGCTCCAGACATTCACGATCCTCCAAAGATAAAGGCTTTTGGGACTAGGTTTGAAAACACACAAGAGAACAACAAAGTCAACTTTAAAGTTCCTGTTAAACCCAAACCACCAGACTCGTCCCAGGACCATGAGACTCCAAAGGTCCCATTCCCAAAGCCACCACTACAGAAGCCTCCTTCGAGCATCATGGCGAATGATTTAAAGGTAACAAGCCCAAAGCCAATGGCTCCTACGACAAAACCATCCTGGGTCAAAGACACCCCGAAAGCTGAAGACAACAGCACTAACCCTACTCCCACTCCTCCAAAAATGCCTTTGGCACCCAAACCAAAAAGCACCATGGGTATCTTACGCCAGCAGCCAGAGGAAAGCAGCAACATGGAGTCTGCTGCAAAACCTTCCTCAATGTCTAATGTGAAACCATCAAGTTTCCGTGTTAAAAATAGCTTTAACAAACCTGAGGAAGGAGCTAAAGTACCAAGTGCTAATGAGTCAGTCTCAAAGCCCGTAACGCCTAATAAACCCAACTTCCCAAGAAAATCATCTGGACCTCCTGTACAGACGGCCAACGATGATCCTTCGGCACCCAAGAAGAAACCTCTACCCAATACCTATGCTCTGGGCAGCGCTCCTGCCAAACCCAACAGACCGCCCAAAGTCAACCTTGAGAAGTTCAAGAAGGGCTTAGAGGTTGCAACAGACA GTCCTGGACAAAAGAATGTAACTCCCCCTCCCCCGCCCCCACCTGCCTCTCACCCCAGCAGTCAGCCACCTCCACCACTGCCCTCTCAATCCTTACGGCCCAACCTGCCCCCACGACATCCAGGACCCAT AATTCAAGATGAAAATTATGACGATGTGGATAGCTTGAGAGCGG GCCAAATAAATGAG GGAAGTGGAAGTGATGGTGAGATATATGAGGATCTTGATGAAAGTAG ATCTGCTGCAGAGCAAAGTCCGCCTCAGAAAAAGCAAGACAAAGAGCTTAAAAGTCAGAAAGAGCgtgagaaaaaagagaaagatgcAATTAAGAAGTTTAAA ATATCAATGCCCCTGCAGGTTATGCATCAGGTAAAAGCTAAAGCTGACTGCAAGGGTGGGAAATATGACCTCTCCATAAAAAAGGGCGAGTCAATTGATATCATTCGAATCACTGACAACCCAGAGGGTAAATGGTTGGCCCGAGGTCAAGATGGATCAT TTGGCTATGTTAAAACGGAAATGGTTGAGATCGACTTCAGCGGCTTGAAGAATAAAGGCCTGTCTCTTCCTCATAACTTCGAGAGTGAGGAGGTGTACGATGACGTAGAATCTATGGAGGATCATGG GAAAATGAATGGGCAGCGGG TTGTTTTACCTCCACCGCCAGATGATGATGTGTATGATGATATACCCGAACCCAATCTTAATCCAATCAG CACTGGAGATCCCAGGTCTCTCTTAAAACAGCTCAACTTCTTGGACATTCTCAAAAGTTCGGTTGAAAGGAGAAAAAGCCAAGTCCACTATAATGA CATTCCTCCCCCTCCACAATTTACACCTGAAG ACGTTTCCCAAGACATATATGATGATGTGGATTCATTCCCTCCTGCTACATCATCTAGCAG CCTTCCTCAATTAAAATCTAAGGCGATCAAAGTGCATGAGGACCCAAAAAAGCAAAAGAAGTTTGAGAAAGAAGAAAAGGAATTTAGAAAGAAGTTTAAG TACGATGGTGAGATTCAGGTGCTTCATCAAGCAACAATTGCCACCAGTAAGAAGGGAAGTGGGAAAGACCTTACTGTACAAGCTGGGGAGACTGTGGATGTCATCAACAAATCTGACCCTGACAAATTCATCTGCAGGAACAAGGAGGGCAAAT TTGGATATGTCTCAGCCAGCAACATCCAAACAGA TGATGAGGTCTATGATGACATTGGAGATG ACTGTATCTATGACAATGATTGA
- the LOC132130696 gene encoding FYN-binding protein 1-like isoform X2: protein MDNKSDVKAIMARFQAGNVSMEGSPGVRPKPPVQPTLSSGPAVPAKKPVLETSLSSGVTTTSTAPKPKNIVNTARSAPDIHDPPKIKAFGTRFENTQENNKVNFKVPVKPKPPDSSQDHETPKVPFPKPPLQKPPSSIMANDLKVTSPKPMAPTTKPSWVKDTPKAEDNSTNPTPTPPKMPLAPKPKSTMGILRQQPEESSNMESAAKPSSMSNVKPSSFRVKNSFNKPEEGAKVPSANESVSKPVTPNKPNFPRKSSGPPVQTANDDPSAPKKKPLPNTYALGSAPAKPNRPPKVNLEKFKKGLEVATDSPGQKNVTPPPPPPPASHPSSQPPPPLPSQSLRPNLPPRHPGPIIQDENYDDVDSLRAGQINEGSGSDGEIYEDLDESRSAAEQSPPQKKQDKELKSQKEREKKEKDAIKKFKISMPLQVMHQVKAKADCKGGKYDLSIKKGESIDIIRITDNPEGKWLARGQDGSFGYVKTEMVEIDFSGLKNKGLSLPHNFESEEVYDDVESMEDHGKMNGQRVVLPPPPDDDVYDDIPEPNLNPISTGDPRSLLKQLNFLDILKSSVERRKSQVHYNDIPPPPQFTPEDVSQDIYDDVDSFPPATSSSSLPQLKSKAIKVHEDPKKQKKFEKEEKEFRKKFKYDGEIQVLHQATIATSKKGSGKDLTVQAGETVDVINKSDPDKFICRNKEGKFGYVSASNIQTDDEVYDDIGDDCIYDND, encoded by the exons ATG GACAACAAGTCTGACGTAAAAGCTATCATGGCACGTTTCCAAGCAGGAAATGTATCTATGGAAGGGAGTCCAGGTGTTCGTCCAAAACCACCTGTCCAGCCCACCTTGTCTTCAGGCCCGGCGGTGCCTGCTAAGAAGCCTGTTCTTGAAACTAGCCTATCCAGTGGAGTTACTACTACCTCAACTGCCCCTAAACCTAAGAACATAGTCAACACAGCTAGAAGCGCTCCAGACATTCACGATCCTCCAAAGATAAAGGCTTTTGGGACTAGGTTTGAAAACACACAAGAGAACAACAAAGTCAACTTTAAAGTTCCTGTTAAACCCAAACCACCAGACTCGTCCCAGGACCATGAGACTCCAAAGGTCCCATTCCCAAAGCCACCACTACAGAAGCCTCCTTCGAGCATCATGGCGAATGATTTAAAGGTAACAAGCCCAAAGCCAATGGCTCCTACGACAAAACCATCCTGGGTCAAAGACACCCCGAAAGCTGAAGACAACAGCACTAACCCTACTCCCACTCCTCCAAAAATGCCTTTGGCACCCAAACCAAAAAGCACCATGGGTATCTTACGCCAGCAGCCAGAGGAAAGCAGCAACATGGAGTCTGCTGCAAAACCTTCCTCAATGTCTAATGTGAAACCATCAAGTTTCCGTGTTAAAAATAGCTTTAACAAACCTGAGGAAGGAGCTAAAGTACCAAGTGCTAATGAGTCAGTCTCAAAGCCCGTAACGCCTAATAAACCCAACTTCCCAAGAAAATCATCTGGACCTCCTGTACAGACGGCCAACGATGATCCTTCGGCACCCAAGAAGAAACCTCTACCCAATACCTATGCTCTGGGCAGCGCTCCTGCCAAACCCAACAGACCGCCCAAAGTCAACCTTGAGAAGTTCAAGAAGGGCTTAGAGGTTGCAACAGACA GTCCTGGACAAAAGAATGTAACTCCCCCTCCCCCGCCCCCACCTGCCTCTCACCCCAGCAGTCAGCCACCTCCACCACTGCCCTCTCAATCCTTACGGCCCAACCTGCCCCCACGACATCCAGGACCCAT AATTCAAGATGAAAATTATGACGATGTGGATAGCTTGAGAGCGG GCCAAATAAATGAG GGAAGTGGAAGTGATGGTGAGATATATGAGGATCTTGATGAAAGTAG ATCTGCTGCAGAGCAAAGTCCGCCTCAGAAAAAGCAAGACAAAGAGCTTAAAAGTCAGAAAGAGCgtgagaaaaaagagaaagatgcAATTAAGAAGTTTAAA ATATCAATGCCCCTGCAGGTTATGCATCAGGTAAAAGCTAAAGCTGACTGCAAGGGTGGGAAATATGACCTCTCCATAAAAAAGGGCGAGTCAATTGATATCATTCGAATCACTGACAACCCAGAGGGTAAATGGTTGGCCCGAGGTCAAGATGGATCAT TTGGCTATGTTAAAACGGAAATGGTTGAGATCGACTTCAGCGGCTTGAAGAATAAAGGCCTGTCTCTTCCTCATAACTTCGAGAGTGAGGAGGTGTACGATGACGTAGAATCTATGGAGGATCATGG GAAAATGAATGGGCAGCGGG TTGTTTTACCTCCACCGCCAGATGATGATGTGTATGATGATATACCCGAACCCAATCTTAATCCAATCAG CACTGGAGATCCCAGGTCTCTCTTAAAACAGCTCAACTTCTTGGACATTCTCAAAAGTTCGGTTGAAAGGAGAAAAAGCCAAGTCCACTATAATGA CATTCCTCCCCCTCCACAATTTACACCTGAAG ACGTTTCCCAAGACATATATGATGATGTGGATTCATTCCCTCCTGCTACATCATCTAGCAG CCTTCCTCAATTAAAATCTAAGGCGATCAAAGTGCATGAGGACCCAAAAAAGCAAAAGAAGTTTGAGAAAGAAGAAAAGGAATTTAGAAAGAAGTTTAAG TACGATGGTGAGATTCAGGTGCTTCATCAAGCAACAATTGCCACCAGTAAGAAGGGAAGTGGGAAAGACCTTACTGTACAAGCTGGGGAGACTGTGGATGTCATCAACAAATCTGACCCTGACAAATTCATCTGCAGGAACAAGGAGGGCAAAT TTGGATATGTCTCAGCCAGCAACATCCAAACAGA TGATGAGGTCTATGATGACATTGGAGATG ACTGTATCTATGACAATGATTGA